A part of Salvelinus sp. IW2-2015 linkage group LG16, ASM291031v2, whole genome shotgun sequence genomic DNA contains:
- the efcab7 gene encoding EF-hand calcium-binding domain-containing protein 7 isoform X1: MSLQASPQSIGMQKCTDEETFYMHCRAAYLTVFRSSLASITSKHQLCRVLQQAGRNPSQATLNKHWTPSTTKLNFDDFCEIVKNERPTEAHELMRAFRKMDINGDGYISHSELHIVLTSRGEKMAAKEVDAIFSLADTNKDGKLDYAEFCRLMESTAEQCQIAALERLEADAKLKRQNFGNELDSTPKSLASTAVTVPQPPHKTEPDITLKKVTDVFLRCVSVCLSDSRSSSRPSSARSRRSSLSNAITMAASNTKSIKLAEPTSIQDWHHTCMKGSFFLEEDGGITSLQYRLTVPQTATVYLTIRPLNLSQRLEKPSSWMSVDTAVFLVSGKDTKEDSTLVCFTESRDKEKCCWKGEMSAGTYCLLPFTTGCRLRKRTRKSVSKPVTLVNRTDTGELDLTRDFRGVLSDIFEVIDLDGNGLLSLEEYNFFELRTSGENCDEEAWAVCKENFDTRKNQLSRQGFMELNLMEASERGGDPTDLWVTLEAMGYNRSLEMVEACPFLIDVYCEEGQCTLQPVSLESGHRILNTALQRSITARSEVKALRGQENILVYTYRGEHRISTVIANKTNQKVTVHVNNEQSKNCSSSRGMSVFAVEVPARTKMVCQHVLPINEHQEWTYSCVESIIPCQ; the protein is encoded by the exons ATGTCTCTACAGGCATCTCCTCAGTCAATCGGGATGCAGAAATGTACTGATGAGGAAACGTTCTACATGCACTGCAGAGCCGCCTACCTGACTGTATTTAGGTCTAGTCTGGCCAGTATCACCTCCAAACATCAGCTATGCCGTG TTctccagcaggcaggcagaaatCCATCCCAGGCAACTCTCAACAAACACTGGACCCCAAGTACCACTAAGCTGAACTTTGATGATTTCTGTGAGATAGTGAAGAATGAGAGGCCGACAGAGGCGCACGAGTTGATGAGAGCCTTCAGAAAGATGGACATTAATGGAGATGGCTATATCTCACACAGTGAACTACACATAGTCCTCACTTCA AGAGGTGAAAAGATGGCTGCCAAGGAGGTGGATGCCATTTTTTCATTAGCTGATACCAACAAAGATGGCAAATTGGACTATGCCGAG TTCTGCAGACTGATGGAGTCCACGGCAGAGCAGTGTCAGATTGCAGCTCTGGAGAGACTGGAGGCTGATGCCAAGCTGAAGAGGCAGAACTTTGGCAACGAGTTAGACAGCACTCCAAAGAGCTTAGCGTCCACCGCTGTGACTGTCCCCCAGCCACCACACAAAACGGAGCCGGACATCACACTGAAGAAAG TTACAGATGTGTTTCTccggtgtgtgtctgtatgtctctcaGACAGCAGATCGTCGTCCCGGCCCTCCTCAGCTCGCAGTAGACGGTCGTCACTGTCTAACGCCATCACCATGGCAGCCAGCAACACTAAGAGCATCAAGCTGGCAGAGCCCACATCTATACAG GACTGGCATCACACCTGTATGAAGGGCAGTTTCTTCCTTGAGGAGGATGGAGGCATCACGTCCCTGCAATACCGTCTCACCGTCCCCCAGACAGCCACCGTCTACCTCACCATCAGACCTCTCAACCTTAGCCAGAGACTTG AAAAGCCCTCATCCTGGATGTCGGTAGACACAGCTGTCTTTCTGGTGTCAGGAAAAGACACTAAAGAGGACTCCACTTTGGTGTGTTTCACTGAGTCAAGAGACAAAGAG AAGTGTTGCTGGAAGGGGGAGATGAGTGCTGGTACCTACTGCCTCCTTCCCTTCACCACGGGCTGTAGGCTGAGGAAGAGGACCAGGAAGAGCGTGTCTAAACCTGTCACGCTGGTCAACAGGACTGACACGGGGGAGCTGGACCTCACTAGGGACTTCAG GGGGGTGCTGTCTGATATCTTTGAGGTGATAGACCTGGATGGGAACGGCCTCCTCAGCCTGGAGGAGTACAATTTCTTTGAGCTCAGGACCAGTGGAGAGAACTGTGATGAGGAAGCATGGGCTGTCTGCAAAG AGAACTTTGACACCCGGAAGAACCAGCTCAGTCGTCAGGGCTTCATGGAGCTCAACCTGATGGAGGCCAGCGAGAGGGGGGGAGACCCCACAGACCTCTGGGTAACGCTGGAGGCCATGGGTTACAACCGCAGTCTGGAGATGGTGGAG GCGTGTCCGTTCCTGATAGATGTTTACTGTGAGGAGGGTCAGTGTACTCTGCAGCCGGTCAGTCTGGAGTCAGGCCACAGGATCCTGAACACAGCCCTGCAGAGGTCCATCACggccaggtcagaggtcaaagccCTCAGGGGTCAGGAGAACATCCTGGTCTACACCTACAGAGGAGAACACAGGATCTCCACCGTCATCGCCAACAAG ACCAACCAGAAGGTGACGGTGCACGTGAACAACGAGCAGAGTAAgaactgcagcagcagcagagggatGAGTGTGTTCGCTGTGGAGGTCCCTGCTAGAACCAAGATG GTGTGCCAGCATGTCCTGCCCATCAACGAGCACCAGGAGTGGACCTACAGCTGTGTGGAGAGCATTATACCATGCCAGTGA
- the efcab7 gene encoding EF-hand calcium-binding domain-containing protein 7 isoform X2, with product MSLQASPQSIGMQKCTDEETFYMHCRAAYLTVFRSSLASITSKHQLCRVLQQAGRNPSQATLNKHWTPSTTKLNFDDFCEIVKNERPTEAHELMRAFRKMDINGDGYISHSELHIVLTSRGEKMAAKEVDAIFSLADTNKDGKLDYAEFCRLMESTAEQCQIAALERLEADAKLKRQNFGNELDSTPKSLASTAVTVPQPPHKTEPDITLKKDSRSSSRPSSARSRRSSLSNAITMAASNTKSIKLAEPTSIQDWHHTCMKGSFFLEEDGGITSLQYRLTVPQTATVYLTIRPLNLSQRLEKPSSWMSVDTAVFLVSGKDTKEDSTLVCFTESRDKEKCCWKGEMSAGTYCLLPFTTGCRLRKRTRKSVSKPVTLVNRTDTGELDLTRDFRGVLSDIFEVIDLDGNGLLSLEEYNFFELRTSGENCDEEAWAVCKENFDTRKNQLSRQGFMELNLMEASERGGDPTDLWVTLEAMGYNRSLEMVEACPFLIDVYCEEGQCTLQPVSLESGHRILNTALQRSITARSEVKALRGQENILVYTYRGEHRISTVIANKTNQKVTVHVNNEQSKNCSSSRGMSVFAVEVPARTKMVCQHVLPINEHQEWTYSCVESIIPCQ from the exons ATGTCTCTACAGGCATCTCCTCAGTCAATCGGGATGCAGAAATGTACTGATGAGGAAACGTTCTACATGCACTGCAGAGCCGCCTACCTGACTGTATTTAGGTCTAGTCTGGCCAGTATCACCTCCAAACATCAGCTATGCCGTG TTctccagcaggcaggcagaaatCCATCCCAGGCAACTCTCAACAAACACTGGACCCCAAGTACCACTAAGCTGAACTTTGATGATTTCTGTGAGATAGTGAAGAATGAGAGGCCGACAGAGGCGCACGAGTTGATGAGAGCCTTCAGAAAGATGGACATTAATGGAGATGGCTATATCTCACACAGTGAACTACACATAGTCCTCACTTCA AGAGGTGAAAAGATGGCTGCCAAGGAGGTGGATGCCATTTTTTCATTAGCTGATACCAACAAAGATGGCAAATTGGACTATGCCGAG TTCTGCAGACTGATGGAGTCCACGGCAGAGCAGTGTCAGATTGCAGCTCTGGAGAGACTGGAGGCTGATGCCAAGCTGAAGAGGCAGAACTTTGGCAACGAGTTAGACAGCACTCCAAAGAGCTTAGCGTCCACCGCTGTGACTGTCCCCCAGCCACCACACAAAACGGAGCCGGACATCACACTGAAGAAAG ACAGCAGATCGTCGTCCCGGCCCTCCTCAGCTCGCAGTAGACGGTCGTCACTGTCTAACGCCATCACCATGGCAGCCAGCAACACTAAGAGCATCAAGCTGGCAGAGCCCACATCTATACAG GACTGGCATCACACCTGTATGAAGGGCAGTTTCTTCCTTGAGGAGGATGGAGGCATCACGTCCCTGCAATACCGTCTCACCGTCCCCCAGACAGCCACCGTCTACCTCACCATCAGACCTCTCAACCTTAGCCAGAGACTTG AAAAGCCCTCATCCTGGATGTCGGTAGACACAGCTGTCTTTCTGGTGTCAGGAAAAGACACTAAAGAGGACTCCACTTTGGTGTGTTTCACTGAGTCAAGAGACAAAGAG AAGTGTTGCTGGAAGGGGGAGATGAGTGCTGGTACCTACTGCCTCCTTCCCTTCACCACGGGCTGTAGGCTGAGGAAGAGGACCAGGAAGAGCGTGTCTAAACCTGTCACGCTGGTCAACAGGACTGACACGGGGGAGCTGGACCTCACTAGGGACTTCAG GGGGGTGCTGTCTGATATCTTTGAGGTGATAGACCTGGATGGGAACGGCCTCCTCAGCCTGGAGGAGTACAATTTCTTTGAGCTCAGGACCAGTGGAGAGAACTGTGATGAGGAAGCATGGGCTGTCTGCAAAG AGAACTTTGACACCCGGAAGAACCAGCTCAGTCGTCAGGGCTTCATGGAGCTCAACCTGATGGAGGCCAGCGAGAGGGGGGGAGACCCCACAGACCTCTGGGTAACGCTGGAGGCCATGGGTTACAACCGCAGTCTGGAGATGGTGGAG GCGTGTCCGTTCCTGATAGATGTTTACTGTGAGGAGGGTCAGTGTACTCTGCAGCCGGTCAGTCTGGAGTCAGGCCACAGGATCCTGAACACAGCCCTGCAGAGGTCCATCACggccaggtcagaggtcaaagccCTCAGGGGTCAGGAGAACATCCTGGTCTACACCTACAGAGGAGAACACAGGATCTCCACCGTCATCGCCAACAAG ACCAACCAGAAGGTGACGGTGCACGTGAACAACGAGCAGAGTAAgaactgcagcagcagcagagggatGAGTGTGTTCGCTGTGGAGGTCCCTGCTAGAACCAAGATG GTGTGCCAGCATGTCCTGCCCATCAACGAGCACCAGGAGTGGACCTACAGCTGTGTGGAGAGCATTATACCATGCCAGTGA
- the pgm1 gene encoding phosphoglucomutase-1 gives MTKITVVKTKAYPDQKPGTSGLRKRVTVFQTNEHYAENFIQSIISCIEPAERQPGLLVVGGDGRFFMKDAIKLIIQIAAANGIGHLVIGQNGIMSTPAVSCVIRKLKAVGGIILTASHNPGGPKGDFGIKYNIASGGPAPEGITDKIFQISKSLTEYHICPDLKVDISKIGKQTFEVDTFKPMTVEIMDSVESYAEMLRGIFDFNALKQLVSGANHIKVRLDAMHGVVGPYVKKIVCEELGAAADGAFNCVPKEDFGGHHPDPNLTYASDLVNAMKGGEYDLGAAFDGDGDRNMVLGKHGFFVNPSDSVAIIAANITCIPYFQKTGVKGLARSMPTSGALDNVAKALKMNLYETPTGWKFFGNLMDAGKLSLCGEESFGTGSDHIREKDGLWAVLAWMSILAHRKQSVEEIMKDHWNKFGRNFFTRYDYEEVDSDKANTMIKELEAKMFDKSFVGQKFSSGDKSYEVAVSDNFAYTDPVDGSVSKNQGLRIVFSDGSRIIFRLSGTGSAGATVRLYIDSYEKDPAKIYGDAQRQKAGGGKWHASSSPKHPGDKSIPFVQWHKATAPRIAPADAGTTPERREGVHSETALRKGELESIQEEGPLRMSRLAGYMECDAGAVHFSEGNKVGRATKRGGRGSCYTDE, from the exons ATGACGAAAATCACAGTAGTCAAAACCAAGGCTTATCCTGACCAGAAGCCTGGCACGAGTGGACTGAGGAAAAGGGTGACAGTCTTTCAAACGAATGAGCACTATGCGGAGAACTTCATTCAAAGCATTATCTCTTGCATCGAACCAGCGGAGCGTCAGCCTGGACTGCTCGTAGTGGGAGGCGATGGAAGGTTTTTCATGAAAGATGCCATTAAGTTGATCATCCAGATCGCCGCTGCTAATGGG ATAGGCCAcctggtcattggtcagaatgGCATCATGTCCACCCCCGCTGTGTCCTGTGTGATCCGCAAGCTCAAAGCCGTGGGAGGAATCATCCTCACGGCCAGCCACAACCCCGGTGGCCCTAAAGGAGACTTTGGCATCAAGTACAACATCGCCTCCGGAG GTCCTGCGCCAGAGGGAATCACAGACAAAATATTCCAGATCAGCAAGAGCCTAACAGAGTACCACATCTGCCCCGACCTCAAGGTTGACATCTCCAAGATCGGCAAGCAGACCTTTGAGGTGGACACATTCAAGCCCATGACAG TGGAGATCATGGACTCTGTGGAGTCCTACGCTGAGATGCTGAGGGGAATCTTCGACTTCAATGCCCTAAAACAGCTTGTGTCTGGAGCCAATCACATTAAAGTCCGTCTGGACGCCATGCACGGAG TGGTTGGACCCTACGTGAAGAAGATCGTCTGTGAGGAGTTGGGTGCTGCCGCCGACGGTGCCTTCAACTGTGTCCCCAAGGAGGACTTTGGTGGTCATCACCCTGACCCCAATCTGACCTACGCCTCTGACCTGGTCAACGCCATGAAGGGAGGAGAGTACGACCTCGGAGCRGCCTTTGATGGTGACGGT gatcGTAACATGGTCCTTGGAAAGCATGGCTTCTTTGTCAACCCCTCTGACTCTGTGGCCATCATTGCAGCCAACATCACTTGCATCCCCTACTTCCAGAAGACTGGGGTCAAAGGTCTGGCCCGCAGCATGCCCACCAGCGGAGCTCTGGACAA TGTGGCTAAAGCCTTGAAGATGAATCTGTATGAGACTCCTACTGGCTGGAAGTTCTTTGGTAACCTGATGGATGCTGGCAAGCTGTCTCTGTGCGGAGAGGAGAGCTTCGGCACTG GCTCTGATCACATCCGTGAGAAGGACGGCTTGTGGGCGGTGCTGGCCTGGATGTCCATCCTAGCCCACAGGAAGCAGAGTGTGGAGGAGATCATGAAAGACCACTGGAACAAATTTGGCAGGAACTTCTTCACCAG GTATGATTATGAAGAAGTGGACTCAGACAAAGCCAACACCATGATCAAGGAGCTTGAGGCTAAGATGTTTGACAAGTCCTTTGTGGGCCAGAAGTTCTCATCGGGAGATAAGAGCTACGAGGTGGCTGTCTCTGACAACTTTGCCTACACCGACCCTGTGGACGGCAGCGTCTCCAAGAACCAG GGTCTGAGGATCGTCTTCTCCGACGGCTCCAGGATCATCTTTCGTCTCAGTGGGACAGGCAGCGCCGGTGCGACCGTCAGGCTCTACATAGACAGCTATGAGAAGGACCCCGCCAAAATCTACGGCGACGCACAG CGCCAGAAGGCAGGTGGCGGAAAATGGCATGCATCGTCTTCTCCGAAGCATCCAGGGGATAAGTCCATCCCTTTCGTCCAGTGGCACAAGGCCACCGCGCCCAGGATTGCACCC GCCGACGCCGGCACAACCccggaaaggagagaaggagtgcACAGCGAGACGGCACTGAGAAAGGGGGAGCTGGAGTCGATACAGGAGGAGGGGCCGTTGAGGATGAGCAGGCTAGCTGGATATATGGAATGTGACGCAGGGGCAGTCCATTTTAGCGAGGGCAACAAAGTGGGGAGAGCGacgaagaggggaggaaggggatcTTGTTACACTGACGAATAA